One part of the Lycorma delicatula isolate Av1 chromosome 7, ASM4794821v1, whole genome shotgun sequence genome encodes these proteins:
- the LOC142328250 gene encoding uncharacterized protein LOC142328250: protein MVLDLKNNNTKDPKAEVFAKWLQTQWMFQQQRFVEMGDRLWDKLDLDQLNEKVQFALKVAMPEDEKLDSLKEKIVNKIKSYSKCEYYYFGCTFISCLTKSDLQEFKFVVFRTSLDVNYDSDNNYYTTGLSDSFILIDMHCRQYESWSDFLSNNKLPKCMIMYPQNGLYKGTDSLEVICEMSVACSLKSIIKNGLDFGVNFAAVCSAGVLICNPVGAGTLIAAGAISSVSGLYALGSGVSKLHDIEKHEGGIDFKDSKTNLVVAEMLISGVGGCAVGAAAAFKGIKVGTVIVEGSEAYKLANNMSKIARVYCGANVGLYGTIAFYQYKNNGKLDYSAISKMLLFSFNCVVSESTLKYIISRCKLDVEIIIDNIISHKIRNFLKVQDVTKFLENSVDDFNRLLEIFLPDFPVNFKDLTEMHRCGCLIVKLTKQAINKEIDKLDYIYKVHLELKSLNKILVSSIDHVKQCMIKKFGNEMLKCLQTSKWMVNQRNNFSFEFNIVGLLELEKLTKTSVIRYSTHCNDENILTRRQRLLFYKIFEMIKKYQVYDFHHAVCKFEYYCKYFDVESRNIKYDMYFKAFTYSVCHETTQDAYFNDKHNVKKENISQFIFEKSLDCMLQKIQYINKEFENEFIQEKESNRAGQFYRFVIKKELEQRNENDIITEEEIYKQINLIPLLSEIHPKNSTCTFLFGDMAIIESSSDILYFYTETDGCNLNGVILHYRKEISLIAVR from the exons ATGGTTTTAgatcttaaaaacaataatacaaaagaCCCTAAG GCGGAGGTCTTTGCAAAATGGCTTCAAACACAATGGATGTTCCAACAACAGAGGTTTGTGGAGATGGGAGACCGTTTATGGGATAAGCTTGATCTAGATCAGTTAAATGAAAAGGTACAATTCGCTCTTAAAGTAGCAATGCCTGAAGATGAAAAACTCGatagtttgaaagaaaaaatagtaaacaaaataaagtcATATTCTaaatgtgaatattattattttggttgcacatttatttcatgtttaacaAAAAGTGATCTAcaagaatttaaatttgttgtttttagaaCATCATTAGATGTTAATTACGattcagataataattattatactacagGGTTATCCGATTCCTTCATTTTAATTGATATGCACTGTAGGCAGTACGAATCATGGTCTGACTTCTTGTCTAATAATAAACTGCCTAAATGCATGATTATGTATCCTCAAAATGGTCTTTATAAAGGGACAGATTCTCTTGAAGTAATTTGTGAAATGTCTGTGGCTTGTTCACTGAAAAGTATTATAAAGAATGGGTTAGATTTTGGAGTTAATTTTGCTGCAGTCTGTTCTGCTGGTGTTTTAATTTGTAATCCGGTTGGTGCAGGTACTTTAATTGCAGCAGGTGCTATATCATCTGTGAGTGGGTTGTATGCATTAGGATCTGGTGTAAGCAAACTGCATGATATTGAGAAACATGAAGGTGGCATTGATTTCAAggattcaaaaacaaatttagttgTAGCTGAAATGTTAATTAGTGGGGTTGGAGGTTGTGCTGTTGGAGCTGCAGCTGCCTTTAAAGGTATTAAAGTAGGGACAGTTATTGTTGAGGGATCGGAGGCATATAAATTGGCAAACAATATGTCAAAAATTGCTAGGGTTTATTGTGGTGCTAATGTCGGCTTATATGGTACTATCgcattttatcaatataaaaataatggtaaactTGATTATTCAGCCATATCCAAAATGTTGCTTTTCAGTTTCAATTGTGTTGTTTCTGAATccacattgaaatatataataagtagATGTAAattggatgttgaaattattatagataatatcATATcgcataaaattagaaattttttgaaagtgcAGGATGTGACAAAATTCTTGGAAAATTCTGTAGATGATTTCAAtagattattagaaatatttttaccagattttcctgtaaattttaaGGATTTAACAGAAATGCATCGCTGTGGTTGTTTAATTGTAAAGCTAACGAAACAggcaataaataaagaaattgataaattagattatatttataaagtgcATCTCGAATTaaaatctttgaataaaattttggtcAGTAGCATCGATCATGTTAAACAATGTATGATTAAGAAATTTGGTAATGAAATGTTGAAGTGTTTACAAACAAGTAAATGGATGGTTAAtcagagaaataatttttcatttgaatttaacATTGTAGGTTTATTAGAActggaaaaattaacaaaaacatctgTCATACGATACAGCACTCATtgtaatgatgaaaatatattaactcGTAGGCAGCGTttgctgttttataaaatatttgaaatgattaaaaaatatcaggTATATGATTTTCATCATGCAGtttgtaaatttgaatattattgtaaatattttgatgttgaatcaagaaacataaaatatgatATGTACTTCAAAGCTTTTACTTATTCTGTTTGTCATGAAACTACTCAAGATgcgtattttaatgataaacataacgtaaaaaaagaaaatataagtcaatttatttttgaaaaatctttagattgtatgttgcaaaaaatacaatatattaataaagaatttgagAATGAATTTATTCAGGAAAAAGAATCAAACAGAGCTGGTCAATTTTAcagatttgttataaaaaaggaaTTGGAACAAAGAAACGAAAATGATATAATAACTGAAGaggaaatttataaacaaataaatttaatcccGCTGTTATCAGAAATACATCCAAAGAATTCAACATGCACTTTCCTTTTTGGTGATATGGCTATAATAGAATCAAGCAGtgatattctatatttttatactgaaactGACGGATGTAATCTGAATggtgttattttacattataggAAGGAAATTTCCTTGATTGCTGTgcgttga